One genomic segment of Chitinophaga sancti includes these proteins:
- a CDS encoding class I lanthipeptide: protein MKKQTSKKLSLGKIRIANLKARQSEEKKPTLVTGCSFFKCTPTIR from the coding sequence ATGAAAAAGCAAACATCTAAAAAGCTCTCCCTCGGCAAGATCCGCATTGCGAACCTGAAAGCCCGGCAATCTGAAGAAAAAAAGCCTACGCTCGTCACTGGCTGCAGCTTTTTTAAGTGCACGCCAACAATACGTTAA